GGAAGTATTCAAGGCAATTAACCCTTATTATGCCTACCAACTGCTGGCCAACACCGAAGACCAGGTCAGTGCGTTCGTGCTGTTGGGTGCCGTATTCCTTTGTACGACCGGGGCTGAGGCCTTGTATTCCGACATGGGACACTGTGGGCGTAACAACATCCGCGTGAGTTGGATGTTCGTAAAAGTCATGTTGGTACTCAACTATTTCGGCCAGGCGGCCTATCTCATCCAACACGAGGGGCAGACCCTTTCGATGCTTGATCCGGACAACGGAAACCCGTTCTATATCATCATGGCCGATTGGTTCAAGCCGTTCGGTATCGCCATTGCCACCATGGCGGCGGTCATTGCGTCGCAAGCCCTCATCAGTGGGTCCTTTACCCTCATCAATGAGGCCATGCGTCTCAGTTTCTGGCCGAAGGTGCGCATCAAATACCCGACCGACCTGAAAGGACAATTGTATATTCCTTCAATTAACTGGTTGCTGTTTTTAGGCTGTGTCGGCATTGTCTGGCACTTCCGTGAATCAGCCGCGATGGAAGCCGCGTATGGGCTCGCCATTATCCTGTGTATGATCATGACAACGGTATTGCTGAATTACTACATGATCCTGAAAAGGGTGAAGTGGTATATCATGTCGCCGTTGATTGCGTTGTATCTGGTCATTGAAATCAGCTTCCTGGTCGCCAACAGCAAGAAATTCCCGGAAGGTGGTTATGTAACACTGGTCATCGCCATTGGCCTCATCGGTATTATGTCGGTGTGGTACCGTGCGAAGAAAATCAGCAAGGCGTATACGAAAATCGTAAAAATAGCCGACTACAAGCAAGTACTGTCCGATCTCAGCAAAGACCTTTCCATTCCGAAATATGCTACGCACCTGGTCTACATGACCAATGCCGCCCGTGTAGACGAGATTGAAGAAAAAGTCATGCACTCGATCCTTCAGAAACGTCCGAAACGCGCGGATATCTATTGGTTCATCCACGTCAACATCCTTAACGAACCGTACCGAACCGATTATAAGGTGACGGAGATCATCGAGGAAGACCTGATCCGGATCGACTTTAACCTTGGCTTCCGCGAACCGACCAAGATCAACATCATGTTTAAGGAAGTGGTCAAGGATCTGGTGAAAAATGGCGAAGTAGACATCACCAGCCGCTACGAGTCGTTGAATAAGAACAACATCATCGGCGACTTCAAATTCGTGCTTTCGGAAAAATTCCTGTCGAATGACAGCGACCTGAGATGGCATGAGAAGATCGTCATGAACACCTACTTCCTTATCAAGAAGCTGAGTTTGTCAGAGGAAAAAGCCTTCGGCCTGGATGCCAGTTCGGTTAAAGTCGAGAAGTTCCCGATGGTGCTGCATGCCCCGGAACGCATCTGCATGAAGCGTGTGGAATAGCGAAAAATCGGATTTTTCGTTAAACTTTTCCCAACCCGATTACAAATGGCCCGGTTTTTTCGTCTATGTGATATAGAAAAAATCCTTATTATGAAAACCAAAACAATTTTCCTGATGCTG
This genomic interval from Flavobacterium sp. HJ-32-4 contains the following:
- a CDS encoding KUP/HAK/KT family potassium transporter, producing MSSSKHLSKLSLAGLFITLGIIYGDIGTSPLYVMKAIIDEHKIQSDLILGGVSLIFWTLTLQTTIKYVLITLNADNHGEGGIFALYALVKRTKIQWLIVPAIIGGSALLADGIITPPISVSSAVEGLRYFDPEIDTVPIVIGILFLLFYIQQFGTNLVGKFFAPMMFLWFGMLGVLGTIQIVGHPEVFKAINPYYAYQLLANTEDQVSAFVLLGAVFLCTTGAEALYSDMGHCGRNNIRVSWMFVKVMLVLNYFGQAAYLIQHEGQTLSMLDPDNGNPFYIIMADWFKPFGIAIATMAAVIASQALISGSFTLINEAMRLSFWPKVRIKYPTDLKGQLYIPSINWLLFLGCVGIVWHFRESAAMEAAYGLAIILCMIMTTVLLNYYMILKRVKWYIMSPLIALYLVIEISFLVANSKKFPEGGYVTLVIAIGLIGIMSVWYRAKKISKAYTKIVKIADYKQVLSDLSKDLSIPKYATHLVYMTNAARVDEIEEKVMHSILQKRPKRADIYWFIHVNILNEPYRTDYKVTEIIEEDLIRIDFNLGFREPTKINIMFKEVVKDLVKNGEVDITSRYESLNKNNIIGDFKFVLSEKFLSNDSDLRWHEKIVMNTYFLIKKLSLSEEKAFGLDASSVKVEKFPMVLHAPERICMKRVE